One genomic region from Thermoleptolyngbya sichuanensis A183 encodes:
- the purD gene encoding phosphoribosylamine--glycine ligase: protein MVKVLVVGNGGREHAIATSLLQSPSVQEVVCVPGNGGTATLPRCRNLGLSVKDFEGIARFSLVNNFSLIAVGPEVPLANGIADYLKEQGLQVFGPTQAGAQIEASKAWAKDLMKAAGIPTANAAVFSDATAAIAQVRKQGAPIVVKADGLAAGKGVTVAMTETEAIAAIEAAFGGQFGEAGSRVVLEEYLTGEEASVLAVTDGLTIRPLLPAQDHKRIGEGDTGENTGGMGAYAPAPVVTPELMTRIQTEILEPAIATLRDRGIDYRGVLYAGLMITPQGDPKVIEFNCRFGDPETQVVLPLLETPLDQLMLACTQQTLADFPPLQWKPGAAACVVLAAGGYPGSYEKGKPISGLAQAADTGAMVFHAGTRLIGDTILTDGGRVLGITALGETVREAIALAYEAVDCIQFEGAYCRRDIGHRVLT, encoded by the coding sequence GTGGTTAAAGTTCTGGTAGTGGGAAACGGCGGCAGAGAACATGCGATCGCCACTTCTCTATTGCAGTCTCCCAGCGTGCAGGAGGTCGTGTGCGTTCCTGGCAATGGCGGTACTGCAACCCTTCCCCGTTGCCGCAATCTGGGGCTTTCGGTCAAGGACTTTGAAGGCATTGCTCGATTTTCCCTGGTCAATAACTTTAGCCTGATTGCGGTGGGGCCAGAAGTGCCCCTGGCCAATGGCATTGCCGACTATTTGAAAGAGCAGGGATTGCAAGTCTTTGGCCCGACCCAGGCGGGGGCCCAGATCGAAGCCAGCAAAGCTTGGGCAAAGGATCTGATGAAAGCGGCCGGCATTCCCACCGCAAACGCAGCCGTGTTTAGCGATGCCACAGCGGCGATCGCCCAGGTTCGCAAACAGGGTGCGCCGATTGTGGTGAAAGCAGACGGGCTGGCGGCAGGCAAGGGCGTGACGGTGGCCATGACCGAAACAGAGGCGATCGCCGCCATCGAAGCCGCCTTCGGGGGGCAGTTTGGCGAAGCGGGCAGCCGTGTGGTGCTGGAGGAATACCTGACGGGCGAAGAAGCCTCCGTGCTAGCGGTGACGGATGGACTCACCATTCGACCCTTGCTGCCCGCTCAGGATCATAAGCGCATTGGCGAGGGCGACACGGGCGAAAACACAGGCGGCATGGGAGCCTACGCCCCGGCCCCGGTGGTTACGCCAGAGCTAATGACACGCATCCAGACTGAGATTCTGGAACCGGCGATCGCCACCCTGCGCGATCGCGGCATCGACTATCGCGGAGTCCTTTATGCAGGGCTGATGATTACACCCCAGGGCGATCCCAAAGTCATCGAGTTTAACTGTCGTTTTGGCGATCCCGAAACCCAGGTCGTGCTGCCGCTGCTAGAAACGCCGCTCGATCAGCTAATGTTGGCCTGCACCCAACAAACCCTGGCCGACTTTCCGCCGCTGCAATGGAAGCCTGGAGCCGCCGCTTGCGTCGTCCTCGCCGCCGGAGGTTATCCTGGCAGCTACGAAAAGGGGAAACCCATTAGCGGCCTCGCCCAAGCCGCCGACACGGGCGCGATGGTCTTCCATGCAGGCACTCGACTGATCGGCGACACGATTCTCACCGACGGCGGCCGAGTGCTGGGCATCACTGCGCTGGGGGAAACGGTGAGAGAGGCGATCGCCCTCGCCTACGAAGCCGTAGATTGCATCCAGTTTGAGGGTGCTTACTGTCGGCGGGATATTGGGCATCGGGTGCTGACTTGA
- a CDS encoding tetratricopeptide repeat protein yields MPVSMPGSRAKTHKTHHQTQWRAIALMLGCGGLWATLQSLPTTAQTAETVAQIVPLPPPVAPSPSENPSSQEELLRTPPNPLEMTEPDPLLPSPVVDRPLSPLEIYFLRLGVEDLQRQAEARYALGQTNAAFEIWYRELRLRRVLGLSEEVSALGRVGEVAWRENRRTDTRIITARLEQIEQEQQAIAPPDYSLLLSIAQGYEKMRALPLAVTLYDQLLTQARAERNSAVEQLVLTSLGQLHLAWFDYEKAAIAYTDLLNLARSRSDGIRELEYLQQLAYIYQQGKMPDRAIPIQQELMQRYEALPLPLLIPPLKIALGDNYRAIGRAGLAATTYQEAFTQAQAQQQYGYSSEALVHLAVLYEGLNRPADALLVYQTLIQVEQQSYNTYGIMTAYEKIAQLHQAQGETAEAIAAYQSALSLAQQLDYASRVSAYTAQIQTLSGS; encoded by the coding sequence ATGCCTGTTTCTATGCCCGGTTCTAGAGCCAAAACGCACAAGACTCATCACCAGACTCAATGGAGAGCGATCGCGCTGATGCTCGGTTGTGGCGGTCTGTGGGCCACGCTGCAATCGCTGCCCACAACGGCTCAGACCGCAGAAACGGTGGCCCAAATCGTGCCCCTGCCGCCCCCGGTTGCGCCGTCGCCCTCCGAGAACCCATCCTCGCAAGAGGAACTGCTCCGAACACCGCCCAACCCGCTAGAGATGACGGAACCCGATCCTCTGTTGCCTAGCCCAGTCGTGGATCGGCCCCTCAGCCCGCTGGAAATTTACTTCCTGCGGCTGGGGGTAGAGGACTTGCAGCGGCAGGCGGAAGCGCGGTATGCGCTGGGCCAAACGAATGCTGCGTTTGAAATCTGGTATCGCGAGCTGCGGCTGCGGCGGGTGCTGGGTCTGTCAGAAGAAGTGTCGGCGCTGGGGCGCGTGGGGGAAGTTGCGTGGCGCGAAAACCGCCGCACCGATACGCGAATCATCACCGCCCGCCTGGAGCAAATCGAGCAAGAGCAGCAGGCAATCGCTCCGCCAGACTATAGCCTCCTGCTCAGCATCGCCCAGGGCTATGAAAAAATGCGGGCACTGCCGCTAGCCGTCACCCTCTATGACCAGCTTTTGACCCAGGCGCGGGCCGAGCGCAACAGTGCCGTTGAACAGTTGGTGCTAACTTCCTTGGGGCAACTGCACCTGGCCTGGTTTGACTACGAAAAGGCGGCGATCGCCTATACAGATTTGCTCAACCTAGCGCGATCGCGCAGCGACGGCATTCGCGAATTGGAGTATCTACAGCAGCTTGCCTATATTTACCAGCAGGGCAAAATGCCCGACCGCGCTATCCCGATTCAGCAAGAACTGATGCAGCGATACGAAGCCCTGCCCCTGCCGCTGCTGATCCCGCCGCTCAAGATTGCGCTGGGGGACAATTACCGGGCGATCGGCCGCGCGGGACTGGCTGCGACCACCTACCAGGAAGCCTTTACCCAGGCCCAGGCGCAGCAGCAGTATGGCTACTCTAGCGAGGCACTGGTGCATCTAGCAGTGCTATATGAGGGGCTAAATCGTCCCGCAGATGCGCTACTGGTCTATCAAACGCTGATTCAAGTCGAGCAGCAGTCCTACAACACCTACGGCATCATGACCGCCTACGAAAAAATTGCCCAATTGCACCAGGCCCAGGGCGAAACCGCAGAGGCGATCGCTGCTTATCAGTCCGCCCTTTCTCTGGCGCAGCAGCTCGACTATGCCAGCCGCGTTAGCGCCTACACCGCTCAAATTCAAACCCTCAGCGGCAGCTAA